The Polaribacter sp. Q13 sequence TATTTTTTAAAAGTAAATTTTTAAATGAAATCTTATTTATTTCAATTAATGCATAATCTCCTTTCACATCCTTTCCATTCCACAACTGCAAATTAGTCCATTCTTTATAGGGTTGAGACCAAAATACATCTTCTTTCGGCAACCCTAATGGTAGAAATATAGTAAGGCAGTGATAAGAACTACCACGATTAACATATTCCTCTGCCAATGAATGTTGAATACTAGTTAAACCTATCTCTAACCAATTATTCTGGTCAAAATTTAAAGGGTTTTTTAATTGCCTCTTGATGATTGCTGTTAATCCAGATCTTACCTGTTCTGGTGAAATTGAATTTGGTAAGCTTCCCATTAAAGCGACTTGTGATAAGGCATGAAAAACTCCAAATCTACAAGTTATTGTTCTACCAATAATTGGATAAGTTCCTTCGGGAGATATGAGACGTTCCTGAATCTCAGCAAATCTAATATGTCTAGCTAACTGAATATTCAAATATTTAGAACCTGACAAATTATATCGTTTCATAACCATTAAAATATCTGTCAACATTGGGTGTATTACAAAACTATTGTAATAATCTACATTTAAAATATTTCCATCACCATATATTCCATCTCCTTTGTAAAATTTTTTTATAAATTTTTTAACGCCATACAATAATCTTTTCTTATTGCATTGCTCTGTAAATCTATACAAAGCAGCCTCAATCATTGATGCAAATAATAACCAATTATTATCATTGGGTTTTATTACTCTTGTTTTCTTCAGTTCATAGATAATACGTTGCTGAGTTAATTTATCTAACTGCCCCCATAGTTGTTTTGGGGCACGTAATAAGCCTTGTGATAAATATGCCGCATCAACTAATGACTGTTGGCCGTTTCCAAAATCTACATAATCCATAGCTTGTGGATTCACTAAGTTTGATAAGCCTTTTACTGCTAATTTTAAATATTTTGACCGTAATTTTCCTTCATCAGTATTATCAGATTCTAACTCAAACCAAGGGGCTATTCCGCAAATAACTCTACCAATAGCCTCTAAATAAGAAAATTTTCTACGTTTTTCTTTAGGATCCAAAATAAAATCATAGGGCATATTTTGCTTTAGCGTGTCATTTGCCAAGTTTTTTAAAACAGGGTCTGCAATCCGAGTCATTTGAGATACCCAATATGAACGATCATTTGGAAATTTAGATATTTTCATACATCATATCTTATTGAGTAATAATCTACTAGTAGTATCAGAAACGATTGTATGATTATCGGGAACAGTATTACCCAAAACTACTGTTCGGAATCCCACAATACATTTATCACCTAATACAGCCCCTTTTAATAAAGCTGCTTCCCTTCCTATCCAACAGTCATCCCCTATTGTTATAGGTCTCGTTTTAGGCTTCTCGTATTCATACCCAAAATTAGGAAACTTTTCTTCTGTTAAAGAGCGACGTTTCTGATAAGGGTAAATATTATGGGTATTTGTATCCCAAATCATGCAATTAAAAGAAATTTGATTATAACTTCCTATTTGAATCTTTTCATCAGCCCTAAGCTCTGACCCTTCATTTATATTGGTGTAATCACCAATTACTATTTGACCACCAAATCGGACTAGAATGCGCTCACATCTGATCATATTGCATTTACCAATAGTAAAGCTAGAATTTGATATTATAATTTGCAGAGCTTTAATAGCATTTCCTTTTTGAATTATAGATGCTCTACCTATATCAAATTGCCCAGTTAATTTAATATCAACATGATTAATTATAGCGAACTCTCCTTGCATAAAAACGCTGTTACTATCAACTATAACATTTGAATTCCTACAACTCGCATTATTCTCCATTTTAAATAAAGAATTAGCTTTAACTAAAATAAATGAGTTTTTAATTTTCACATTGCTCCCAATATCAAATTTTGCACCTTTCTCTACTCGCACAATTGAATACGAAAAAAGATACTTCAATTTGATTTGGAATAGAACTAATATAATTTTACTCAAAACTCTCATTTATATTCTTATTTTTACCAATAACAACTACTTTCTACCTCTTTACTATTTTTAGGTGTTTCTTTCATTCCCGGATAAACCCAATGTTTATTCATTAATTTTTTGTAATCCAGAATTTTCCCATTCCTAGTAGTTTCATCCCAATTCTCCCATCTTTTACCTCGAATTCCAAATAATAGTTGCAGACTTCCCCCTATATGAATCACCTTTTTCCCATTTCGCTTTATGTGAGCAGCTAATGGAAAACCATAAGCACCTGCTCCAATCAAACAAATATCATAATCTTGTTTGTCAATTTCAGACTTCATATAATTCAAGGCCTCAAACCAATCCTGAAATTGTGTTTTTTCACCAGCTATACTCTGCACTGCTTTAATCGTTTTTAATTCAAATTCTGGTAACAAATTATTTTCAAACAACAATTCTCGTTTTTGATATTGTTTTACAATTGTTTCAGTAAAAGGATGTATAACCAAAATTTTTTTTCCTTCTAAACCCCTTGTCCAAGAATAGTCACTCCAAAAAGGATCTAATGTTAAGAGGTCTATCTTTTCTGCATTAGATAACAGATTATCAAAATATTTTTCGTTCACCAACCAAGAACCTAAAACATCTACTTGAGGTATATCAGCAATCATTAACTCACAAAACTGTTCAATTTTACTTACTGTTGGAGGGAAAAAACCACTCCATCGTTGCATCTGTTCTAACACGCCCTCATTCCACCACCAAGGCAACGTTTTCCCTTGAACATATTTAAATATATTTTTATCAGTTTGCTTAACGCCCAAATAATTCACCAATGTTGTTAACTCAGTACTTCCAAAGCGAGCAATCATACAAGGTTTATCAGCTATTAAAGCATCATAAATGATTTGTGAAGCTTTGTTTGGGTCTTGTTCAGATAATGGTTTTTGTGGTTCTTTTTTCCATAATTTTCCATAAATTTTACGGAGAGATTTCAAAAACAAAATTAAGATTTTAGTCATTCTACAACCATTAAGTTATTATTAATTGTCCCATCTTCTTTGGCCACAATCCAATCTTTTGTCTTTGGATAACCATGCCAAAAATTAGCTGGCACTAATTTTATTCCCTTATTTAATAAAGCGGGGTTATAAGAAAAGGAACTTTTACTGGTAATTAATACATCTGCAAAAACCATATGAGCAAAAGAATCTTGCGCATTCATATCTAAACAAAAAGTAATATTCTTAAAATTTTTAAACTCAGGGAAGTCTGCTTCAGATCCTTGAGAAAACAAATAAATAGCAATAGGCATCTTCGTTTCTAACTGCTTTAAAACATTACTTAATACGTTTACAAAATAATCGTTGTTTTGCCAACGCATTACTAAATTGGGATTGTTATTTTTTTGGCCAATCACAATATCTCCTCTCCTCACATGAATAGCAATATTATAGCTATCCTTTGAATAGATTATTTTTTCACTTTTTCTAACTTTTGATGCCAAAAATTTATCTTGAATACTTTCTTGTACACCAAACTGATCTCTATAAAACTGGTCTTGTTCACAAACAAAAACAACTTTTTTATTTGCGTATGCCTTAACAATATTTTTGATTAAAGAAATTTCTTTTACATTATTTTCATTAAATAGTGGTAAACGAACTTTTTTATACCCTTGTTTTATTAATTCGTCAATTGCTATTTCTCCTGCGCCAAAACCTAAAAATTCTTCCCATTTAATTGAAGAAAAAGGAATGTGAGTAAATTTTAAGTTAAATTGTTGCGCAAACCAATAACCAGCAATCCAATTGGCCATTTGATGCCCTATGCCTGCTCCTGGATTTGGTATCGCTGTGAAATATTGTTCAACACTAGCTGGATTATTATTATTATTATTATTATTCCAATATGCTCTGTATAAATAATTATACCATTTCTTGCTTTTGGCGTAGCTTACAAGCTTTAGCCATAATTTATTTTTTATTTTTTGTATCACGATCTAATTTATTAAATAGAGTATTTATCCGTTTTTTATTTCATAACTATTGATGAAATAAAGCCCAATAACGACCTTTTAAATAGTGTAATTTATAAATTAGGCTTATTTTAATTCTAAGTTTTAAGGGGCTTTGAGTTTTGGTATAAAATCCTCTTTTACTATAATCAACATAGTAATTAATACTGTCTAAGTGTTCTTTAGCATTTGCTAACCACTTTCCTTTATTTAAACATCCTGATAAATCATAAATTATAGGTAATTGTGCAGTTTTAGAAATACAAGTGAATTTTAATTTCATTTTATTCACTCGTTTTGATCCGTAGATTTCAGAAGTCCATGGATTTTCATGTGGTAATACCATTTTTTTAAGAACTCTTTTTTTGAAAAAAGAAATTTGAAAAGAGAACATAAACTGTGTAGGTGGTACTATAATATCAATATCCTTAAAATTAGTTTTTTCTAATTCTCTATAACCCTGCTGTGTTAAATACATAGCGTCTATATTTTGATCTTTAAAATAGTTAAAATATTCTATCATTTTAGCATGGTTTACATCTGCCATAAAGATATGATCAATCATCATTAGTAATACGTAATCAGTTTCAACTCTATCAAGCCCTTTTTTAAAAGTTTTTCCAAAGCTGTTATGTTGCCCAACATTCGTACAAATTATGTTTAATTTAGTGTGTTGATAGGTTTTACTTTCTGTATTTAAATAAATATCCCCTTTATATTGTGGCCAATACTTGTGGAATAGATCAAAAAAAACCGGCCATAAATCAGCATAGGCATCTGAGGAACTAATAAAAATCGAATACTCTTTCATTTATTATTTTGTTTTATATTTTGAAAGAAGATTGTTAAATATGTTCTCAACCATACTTTTTTCAGATATCGTTAATCCAATAGACCAAACAACGACAAAAAAGAAACAAGTACTTACAGTTAAGACTACTGCAAACCTCATAAAACTTTCTTCTAAGAAATAATTAGGAATGGCTGTTAATAAAATTAAAATTATAAAAGTAAACACACTTTTAAACACCACATCTTTTAAATATTTAGTGACAGATAAACCACACTCTTTTTTTGCGAAATATAAAATAATACCAGCATTACAAACGGCATATATAATAAAAACGATATATAAGGTGTATGGTTGATAGCCGAAAGAAAATAGTATGTAACTTATTATTAAAGGCATAAAAGTTATGATAGCCTTATATATTTGATACTTTCTAATATTCCCCACAGCGGCAATGGAAGATGTTAAGGTAAGAAAAAGCTGTTCTATTAAATTTCTTACTAACAATAATTGACAAAATATAACGGTGTATTCAGGAACTTTTTTCAACCAAAACCCAAAAATATAAGGCATTTCTATTAGTACTGGTATATAAAAAATGGTTAACAGAAAAAAGGATACTTTACTTCCTATAAAAGACGCTTTTAACATTAAGCTTCTATCTCCAGCACCTTCACTTTTTGCTATTAAAGGATTTAATGCCTTCATCATAGTGCTCGCAAAAGCCCCCAATTGCCCACTTACTTGACTAGAAACCCCTTGAGCAGCATTTACCGCAGTACCAAAAAACATATTAACTACTATACCTTGCCCATAATTGGCAATTAAACTACTAGAAGAACCTAAAAAACTCCAGCCAGCAAAACTAGTCATTTCTTTAAACAGTGGCTTGTTAAAATATTTTTTAATATTGATGTCTACTTCTTCGTATTTTTTATGACAATAAATTTGGCGTATAATTAATAACAAGACAGATAGTGAAGCCATTAAAAGCCCATACATATATAATCTATCGAAACTCGTATAAGTAATAAATAAGGCGATGCCTAACTTAAATATCGTTTCCGCTATGCGTAAAATAGCTACAAATAACATGTTTTCGTGCGCATTAATAATTGCATCATACGGTACGGATATTATGGTAAAAAACGTACTTACAATTAAAAATTGATAGATAAGTTTGGCAACACCTATCCGTTCTATATCAATTTTTAAAATACCATCAAACAGAAAATAGCCCACTACTTCTAATAAAACAACCACAATAATGGCAATAAAAAAATGTAATACCAGGCTAATATTAAAAATATTTTTTTGTTTTTTAAAATTACCTTCTCCTTGCGCAAAAGACATAAACCGCTGTGAAGCTCCTGCCATTGCTGCATTTAAAAAGGTTAACATTACAATTGCACCACCTACTACATTAAAGATTCCAAAATCTTCGGCACCTAAGGCGGCTAGAATTAAACGTGTTGTGTACAAAGACATCAACACTGTGATGGCCATTTGAGCGTATAAAATTCCAGTATTTTTTGCTACGCGTTTTGCTTCTTTCATGTATCGTTTTAGTTGCCTAAATTATTTAGAAATAATACTTTTCTTTTATTTACCATTTAAAAATATTCAAAAAATTATGTTTCTAAATGAAACGCATTGTATTAGTTTCTGCCATCTAAAACTACGGCATTCTCTTGCTTTATTAAATTCTTTTCTAGACTCTGTATAGGTAACGTAACTTCTACACAAGTACCTAAAGTCTCCATTTCTATAATTACCATGTTTTTTCCTGCATGGGTTAAATAGGTACCATGTAATCCTTTAAAAGGGCCTTCTAAAACGGTAATTTTTGTTCCTTTTGCCATTCTATTTCTTCTGGTACAAATAGTTGAAACAAGATTTGTGTTGTTAGATAGAATTCTTAAATTTTCAATCTCGGTATCCTTAACAACCGCGTATGTACCCAAATACTTTAAAATAGAAACAACACCTATTATGGGATAAACTGCTAATAATTCTTTTTGAGTTGCTTGCACAAACACATAAGAATTGATTAAGGGCACTTGCATTTTCTTTTTACGATCACTCCATTGTTTTACTACGGTTTGTAAAGGTAAAAAAACTTCGAAGCCAGCCTTAGAAAGTCTTTCTTCTACTTTTTTTTCTGCTTTAGGTCTAGTAAATACGGCAAACCACTGCTTATCTTTTGTTGTTTTTTTTGGTAAATTCATACTATCTTATTTTAATCATTGTTTTTTAAAAACAAGCCTAACATATTATGACTTCGCTACTTTTAATTTTTAAGCTATTTATTTTATTGTTAATTTTAATAAATTCAAAAAACAAAATTGGAAACACTTTTCCCAAATAATTATGGCTTCGCCATCGAAAATCACATTTTAGTAGTAAATAAAAATTTAATACATAAAAACGACAACGTTTACAGGAACTTTTTAGGTAATAAAAAGTCTCATTTTCAATAAAAAGATAGGAAATTGGTTAACCAAAAGACTTACAATAATATAATTCTTAAATGGAACCTTAGGGGGGTGGCAATCCTTATTCGAGACAAAGAAATGTAAAACTTTAAACTTAAATAGCAATTATTTTAACCTAAAAAGTAATTATTTTAACTACCGTAAATTATTAACTTACTTCTTCTTTTTTTCAATTATCCTCATTTTCTTCTAATGAAGCTTAATTATAACACTAAAACGTATCGTTTTAGCTATTAATACCTTAAAAACAACCTTAAAGCATCTTTTTTAAATAAAAGAATACAAATTGATTATAGCAGAGGATCTTTTTTTTTTAAAACAAGCCGAACCTATTACAACTAAGATATTTCTAAATTTTAAACTACGTATGCTACTGTTAATTTTAGCAAATTTAAAAGCCAAAATTGGAAGTAATTATCCCAAAAAATATGGCTTCGCCGCCGAAAATCACACTTCAGTAGTAAATTAAAATTTAATACTTAAAAATGACAACGTTATTAGAAACTCTTTAATAACAAAAAGTCTCATTTTCAATAAAAAGTTGGATAATTGGTTAACCATAAGATTTACAGTAATATAACTCTTATATAGAACCTTTAGGGGGGTAGCAATCCTTTTTCTTTCTTCGCAAATATAGAATTTTTAACATAAAAAGCTAATTATTTAACTTAAAAAACTACTTATTTACTACTCATTTTTAAAAATTGTCC is a genomic window containing:
- a CDS encoding DUF2264 domain-containing protein, which codes for MKISKFPNDRSYWVSQMTRIADPVLKNLANDTLKQNMPYDFILDPKEKRRKFSYLEAIGRVICGIAPWFELESDNTDEGKLRSKYLKLAVKGLSNLVNPQAMDYVDFGNGQQSLVDAAYLSQGLLRAPKQLWGQLDKLTQQRIIYELKKTRVIKPNDNNWLLFASMIEAALYRFTEQCNKKRLLYGVKKFIKKFYKGDGIYGDGNILNVDYYNSFVIHPMLTDILMVMKRYNLSGSKYLNIQLARHIRFAEIQERLISPEGTYPIIGRTITCRFGVFHALSQVALMGSLPNSISPEQVRSGLTAIIKRQLKNPLNFDQNNWLEIGLTSIQHSLAEEYVNRGSSYHCLTIFLPLGLPKEDVFWSQPYKEWTNLQLWNGKDVKGDYALIEINKISFKNLLLKNSLVRRIILLKNKFHI
- a CDS encoding acyltransferase — protein: MSKIILVLFQIKLKYLFSYSIVRVEKGAKFDIGSNVKIKNSFILVKANSLFKMENNASCRNSNVIVDSNSVFMQGEFAIINHVDIKLTGQFDIGRASIIQKGNAIKALQIIISNSSFTIGKCNMIRCERILVRFGGQIVIGDYTNINEGSELRADEKIQIGSYNQISFNCMIWDTNTHNIYPYQKRRSLTEEKFPNFGYEYEKPKTRPITIGDDCWIGREAALLKGAVLGDKCIVGFRTVVLGNTVPDNHTIVSDTTSRLLLNKI
- a CDS encoding UpxY family transcription antiterminator, encoding MNLPKKTTKDKQWFAVFTRPKAEKKVEERLSKAGFEVFLPLQTVVKQWSDRKKKMQVPLINSYVFVQATQKELLAVYPIIGVVSILKYLGTYAVVKDTEIENLRILSNNTNLVSTICTRRNRMAKGTKITVLEGPFKGLHGTYLTHAGKNMVIIEMETLGTCVEVTLPIQSLEKNLIKQENAVVLDGRN